In Daphnia magna isolate NIES linkage group LG7, ASM2063170v1.1, whole genome shotgun sequence, a single genomic region encodes these proteins:
- the LOC116927308 gene encoding GTPase-activating Rap/Ran-GAP domain-like protein 3 isoform X3: MENSSGAASRPITAPTVTVSGIGTTRSGSPGSNHVVMKPASATESITSITAHRRKRLVRSENVCCSHHQGWEAIFRESLLHMAWPISMSLGSEQTDSLDMTDFLPLKISSSSSDLVSRRGAFSRRHYGSVELLPQTETESGGDSMKCRRFRLENGEGVGDRDEVYNSPTTPVLENPEYQTRWYFKYFLGKLHQIYVGTDSEKQPFFISVVLTDSNNQGAPQYKAILWKKTGAQKIYLPHTPGRPLNVKQILSNFQNMDRLEKSPKEVVSPELQKSLLLLEEQEGSVNFKFGVLYAKAGQASDDEMFSNERGSKEFERFLTILGNKIRLKGWDKYRGGLDVKGDMTGAYSVHTIYEGHEIMFHVSTLLPYSKDNKQQLERKRHIGNDIVNIVFLDGTPEEMAAFSPNCIKSQFTHIFALVTYLPGEDAYRFHIYSEESVPLFGPSLPSPPIFPKVPDFREFLLVKLINGEKAAFNTPIFSQKRERTLDMLIRDMYAEVMTEHRGSLQRRALSEVLPEGGRSSRRREEARQVEFVRVGQALKLDTIVKGDAPTSLANTGLFRRSPWEPQCFYPDFHYEIICGDSWSDNRLILATESGVFVVEEGGTCRMIFDKSVQIKQLTVVEAHGILLVRTDRGRDSRMHVFRLSSFESDACGSEPAAFSRQHLKDQRLERTKGTHLYAVSRLGGSHLRMAVAVGKKILLLQWRHSAAWTAWCPTSDTDTVEGFQYLREFQVSESPLVLTLIDSGNCYSAGGQGENQICVGYRHQFDLINERTSETKRFYNVEGKWAHLVAAIDVYEDEEPELLLCFNNTCHFQKLDEINASSEHDFHWNSVPESIVCAFPYILAFTADSIEVRLVINGNLIQAMVMPRLSLITSKSDVFFATTAPEFFSLRGTRMDHKDSSPPSSPHSSPDGKPFRLYRIQLNNLGGGSANNCAATPVSTTPIPARNLSRRYLMDDVSASPPPAGRGGVSRMARLNSRKDLRIRLEQQGGGGGPGSNPGSPGASSNSSRGAGSGTGFSRSCTASPTTGSTSPNAPSSPRSSCSGSPKTRPPQGNTGLGGRKLSLMAEELEGMRHVFLSPPPSPKLFFNINPQNTWEAFK; encoded by the exons ATGGAGAACTCTTCAGGTGCTGCCAGTCGACCCATCACAGCACCCACCGTGACGGTCAGCGGAATTGGCACTACGAGAAGCGGAAGTCCTGGCAGCAATCACGTGGTGATGAAACCTGCATCAGCTACCGAAAGCATCACCAGCATCACGGCTCATCGAAGAAAACGTTTGGTACGTTCTGAAAATGTCTGCTGCAGTCATCACCAAGGATGGGAAGCCATCTTTCGTGAATCTTTACTCCACATGGCATGGCCAATCTCGATGAGTCTCGGATCAGAACAAACCGATTCACTCGACATGACAGATTTTCTACCGCTGAAAATTAG TTCGTCTTCGTCAGATCTGGTCTCTCGGCGAGGAGCATTCAGTCGTCGTCATTACGGATCGGTGGAACTG CTGCCGCAAACCGAGACTGAGAGCGGGGGAGATTCGATGAAGTGCCGGCGGTTCCGGCTGGAGAACGGCGAAGGAGTCGGCGACAGAGATGAA GTCTACAATTCACCGACGACGCCCGTTCTAGAGAATCCAGAGTACCAGACGCGCTGGTATTTCAAATACTTTCTTGGCAAAT TGCATCAAATTTACGTGGGCACCGACAGTGAGAAACAGCCATTCTTCATCTCCGTTGTCCTGACGGATTCCAACAATCAGGGCGCACCGCAGTACAAAGCCATTCTCTGGAAGAAAACG GGAGCTCAGAAAATCTATCTGCCGCACACGCCCGGTCGGCCATTGAACGTCAAACAGATATTGAG CAATTTCCAGAACATGGACCGTCTAGAAAAGAGCCCCAAAGAGGTTGTCTCTCCTGAACTGCAAAAg AGCTTATTGTTGTTGGAAGAACAAGAAGGTTCGGTCAATTTCAAATTCGGTGTCCTCTACGCCAAAGCTGGACAAGCATCCGACGATGAAATGTTTAGCAATG aacgcgGTAGCAAAGAGTTTGAACGATTCCTCACCATTTTGGGCAACAAGATCCGTCTGAAAGGTTGGGACAAGTACCGCGGTGGCCTCGACGTTAAAG GAGACATGACCGGAGCCTACTCGGTCCACACCATCTACGAAGGGCACGAGATAATGTTTCACGTCTCCACTCTGCTGCCCTATTCAAAGGATAACAAGCAACAA TTGGAAAGGAAAAGGCACATCGGTAATGATATCGTCAACATCGTCTTTCTTGATGGCACACCTGAAGAGATGGCCGCCTTTTCACCCAACTGCATCAAATCTCAATTCACAC atatCTTTGCATTGGTGACGTATTTACCGGGCGAGGACGCCTACCGGTTCCACATTTATTCGGAAGAGTCGGTGCCCCTTTTCGGTCCATCGTTGCCATCGCCGCCCATCTTCCCCAAAGTGCCCGATTTCCGTGAATTTCTACTGGTCAAAC TCATTAATGGCGAAAAGGCAGCGTTCAACACGCCCATCTTTTCGCAGAAGCGCGAACGCACACTGGACATGCTCATTAGAGACATGTACGCAGAGGTTATGACGGAACATCGCGGG AGTCTACAGAGAAGAGCGTTGAGCGAAGTGCTTCCTGAAGGGGGACGCAGTTCCAGACGGCGGGAGGAAGCTCGTCAGGTGGAATTCGTTCGCGTCGGTCAAGCCCTGAAATTGGACACGATTGTTAAAGGCGACGCTCCGACCAGTCTGGCTAATACCGGACTATTTCGACGTTcg CCGTGGGAGCCGCAGTGCTTTTATCCGGATTTCCACTACGAAATCATTTGCGGCGACTCGTGGTCCGATAATCGTCTCATCCTGGCCACCGAATCGGGCGTCTTTGTCGTCGAAG AGGGAGGTACCTGTCGCATGATCTTCGACAAATCGGTTCAGATCAAACAGCTGACTGTCGTCGAAGCTCATGGCATCCTATTGGTGCGCACCGATCGCGGAAGGGACAGCCGGATGCATGTCTTCCGCTTGTCCAGCTTCGAATCGGACGCCTGCGGATCCGAGCCAGCCGCTTTCAGCCGCCAACATTTGAAAGACCAGCGCCTGGAACGAACAAAAG GCACTCACCTGTACGCCGTTTCCAGACTGGGAGGATCTCATCTTCGGatg GCGGTAGCTGTCGgtaaaaaaatccttttaCTTCAATGGCGCCATTCGGCTGCCTGGACGGCCTGGTGTCCGACGAGCGATACAGACACGGTCGAAGGCTTTCAATATTTAAgg GAGTTCCAGGTGAGCGAGTCTCCGCTTGTTTTGACGCTGATCGATTCAGGCAATTGCTACTCGGCTGGTGGCCAAGGAGAGAATCAGATTTGCGTCGGTTATCGACACCAGTTCGATTTGATCAACGAGCGCACCAGCGAGACGAAAAGATTTTACAATGTCGAAGGCAAGTGGGCCCATCTAGTGGCCGCCATCGACGTCTACGAGGACGAAGAGCCAGAATTGCTTCTTTGTTTCAACA ATACGtgccattttcaaaaattggaCGAAATCAATGCGTCCAGCGAGCACGATTTTCATTGGAATTCGGTGCCGGAAAGTATAg TCTGCGCTTTCCCGTACATTTTGGCCTTTACGGCTGATTCAATTGAAGTGCGACTAGTCATTAATGGCAACCTGATCCAGGCGATGGTCATGCCCCGTTTGTCGCTCATTACTTCCAAGAGCGACGTCTTCTTTGCCACAACGGCACCCGAGTTCTTCAGTCTGCGAGGTACACGCATGGATCACAAGGATTCGTCTCCGCCTTCGTCGCCTCATT CTTCACCAGATGGCAAACCCTTCCGGCTGTACCGAATCCAATTGAACAATCTCGGTGGCGGATCGGCCAATAATTGCGCCGCGACGCCCGTCTCCACCACCCCCATTCCAGCTAGAAATCTGAGCCGAAGGTATCTAAT GGATGACGTTTCGGCTTCACCGCCTCCGGCCGGTCGAGGCGGTGTGTCTCGAATGGCGCGACTGAACAGCCGGAAAGATTTGCGCATCCGGCTGGAACAGCAAGGTGGGGGCGGAGGACCCGGAAGTAATCCAGGAAGTCCCGGGGCAAGTTCCAACAGTTCGCGAGGTGCCGGAAGTGGAACGGGATTCAGCCGGAGCTGTACCGCGTCGCCAACGACGGGGTCGACGTCACCCAACGCGCCGTCGTCGCCGCGTTCTTCGTGTTCCGGTTCGCCGAAAACGCGACCGCCCCAAGGCAACACTGGACTGGGAGGCCGCAAACTGAGCCTGATGGCCGAGGAGCTGGAAGGTATGCGTCACGTCTTTCTGAGCCCACCGCCCAGCCCCAAACTGTTCTTCAACATCAATCCGCAGAATACGTGGGAGGCTTTCAAATAG
- the LOC116927308 gene encoding GTPase-activating Rap/Ran-GAP domain-like protein 3 isoform X7 → MKLSSILFRDRNRSQAATNNTDNPSAVGFCPPKRDRSKSLCVPHAMPLIRVETCREDGSAAVSGNVQDLLRKRRTSMAVSSSSDLVSRRGAFSRRHYGSVELLPQTETESGGDSMKCRRFRLENGEGVGDRDEVYNSPTTPVLENPEYQTRWYFKYFLGKLHQIYVGTDSEKQPFFISVVLTDSNNQGAPQYKAILWKKTGAQKIYLPHTPGRPLNVKQILSNFQNMDRLEKSPKEVVSPELQKSLLLLEEQEGSVNFKFGVLYAKAGQASDDEMFSNERGSKEFERFLTILGNKIRLKGWDKYRGGLDVKGDMTGAYSVHTIYEGHEIMFHVSTLLPYSKDNKQQLERKRHIGNDIVNIVFLDGTPEEMAAFSPNCIKSQFTHIFALVTYLPGEDAYRFHIYSEESVPLFGPSLPSPPIFPKVPDFREFLLVKLINGEKAAFNTPIFSQKRERTLDMLIRDMYAEVMTEHRGSLQRRALSEVLPEGGRSSRRREEARQVEFVRVGQALKLDTIVKGDAPTSLANTGLFRRSPWEPQCFYPDFHYEIICGDSWSDNRLILATESGVFVVEEGGTCRMIFDKSVQIKQLTVVEAHGILLVRTDRGRDSRMHVFRLSSFESDACGSEPAAFSRQHLKDQRLERTKGTHLYAVSRLGGSHLRMAVAVGKKILLLQWRHSAAWTAWCPTSDTDTVEGFQYLREFQVSESPLVLTLIDSGNCYSAGGQGENQICVGYRHQFDLINERTSETKRFYNVEGKWAHLVAAIDVYEDEEPELLLCFNNTCHFQKLDEINASSEHDFHWNSVPESIVCAFPYILAFTADSIEVRLVINGNLIQAMVMPRLSLITSKSDVFFATTAPEFFSLRGTRMDHKDSSPPSSPHSSPDGKPFRLYRIQLNNLGGGSANNCAATPVSTTPIPARNLSRRYLMDDVSASPPPAGRGGVSRMARLNSRKDLRIRLEQQGGGGGPGSNPGSPGASSNSSRGAGSGTGFSRSCTASPTTGSTSPNAPSSPRSSCSGSPKTRPPQGNTGLGGRKLSLMAEELEGMRHVFLSPPPSPKLFFNINPQNTWEAFK, encoded by the exons atgaaattgtcttCGATTTTGTTCCGCGATCGCAACCGATCGCAAGCCGCCACCAACAACACGGACAACCCATCGGCCGTGGGTTTCTGCCCACCGAAACGCGACCGTTCCAAATCGCTGTGCGTTCCACACGCCATGCCGCTCATACGGGTGGAAACGTGCCGCGAGGACGGCAGTGCCGCCGTCTCCGGAAACGTTCAAGATCTTTTACGTAAAAGGCGAACTTCAATGGCcgt TTCGTCTTCGTCAGATCTGGTCTCTCGGCGAGGAGCATTCAGTCGTCGTCATTACGGATCGGTGGAACTG CTGCCGCAAACCGAGACTGAGAGCGGGGGAGATTCGATGAAGTGCCGGCGGTTCCGGCTGGAGAACGGCGAAGGAGTCGGCGACAGAGATGAA GTCTACAATTCACCGACGACGCCCGTTCTAGAGAATCCAGAGTACCAGACGCGCTGGTATTTCAAATACTTTCTTGGCAAAT TGCATCAAATTTACGTGGGCACCGACAGTGAGAAACAGCCATTCTTCATCTCCGTTGTCCTGACGGATTCCAACAATCAGGGCGCACCGCAGTACAAAGCCATTCTCTGGAAGAAAACG GGAGCTCAGAAAATCTATCTGCCGCACACGCCCGGTCGGCCATTGAACGTCAAACAGATATTGAG CAATTTCCAGAACATGGACCGTCTAGAAAAGAGCCCCAAAGAGGTTGTCTCTCCTGAACTGCAAAAg AGCTTATTGTTGTTGGAAGAACAAGAAGGTTCGGTCAATTTCAAATTCGGTGTCCTCTACGCCAAAGCTGGACAAGCATCCGACGATGAAATGTTTAGCAATG aacgcgGTAGCAAAGAGTTTGAACGATTCCTCACCATTTTGGGCAACAAGATCCGTCTGAAAGGTTGGGACAAGTACCGCGGTGGCCTCGACGTTAAAG GAGACATGACCGGAGCCTACTCGGTCCACACCATCTACGAAGGGCACGAGATAATGTTTCACGTCTCCACTCTGCTGCCCTATTCAAAGGATAACAAGCAACAA TTGGAAAGGAAAAGGCACATCGGTAATGATATCGTCAACATCGTCTTTCTTGATGGCACACCTGAAGAGATGGCCGCCTTTTCACCCAACTGCATCAAATCTCAATTCACAC atatCTTTGCATTGGTGACGTATTTACCGGGCGAGGACGCCTACCGGTTCCACATTTATTCGGAAGAGTCGGTGCCCCTTTTCGGTCCATCGTTGCCATCGCCGCCCATCTTCCCCAAAGTGCCCGATTTCCGTGAATTTCTACTGGTCAAAC TCATTAATGGCGAAAAGGCAGCGTTCAACACGCCCATCTTTTCGCAGAAGCGCGAACGCACACTGGACATGCTCATTAGAGACATGTACGCAGAGGTTATGACGGAACATCGCGGG AGTCTACAGAGAAGAGCGTTGAGCGAAGTGCTTCCTGAAGGGGGACGCAGTTCCAGACGGCGGGAGGAAGCTCGTCAGGTGGAATTCGTTCGCGTCGGTCAAGCCCTGAAATTGGACACGATTGTTAAAGGCGACGCTCCGACCAGTCTGGCTAATACCGGACTATTTCGACGTTcg CCGTGGGAGCCGCAGTGCTTTTATCCGGATTTCCACTACGAAATCATTTGCGGCGACTCGTGGTCCGATAATCGTCTCATCCTGGCCACCGAATCGGGCGTCTTTGTCGTCGAAG AGGGAGGTACCTGTCGCATGATCTTCGACAAATCGGTTCAGATCAAACAGCTGACTGTCGTCGAAGCTCATGGCATCCTATTGGTGCGCACCGATCGCGGAAGGGACAGCCGGATGCATGTCTTCCGCTTGTCCAGCTTCGAATCGGACGCCTGCGGATCCGAGCCAGCCGCTTTCAGCCGCCAACATTTGAAAGACCAGCGCCTGGAACGAACAAAAG GCACTCACCTGTACGCCGTTTCCAGACTGGGAGGATCTCATCTTCGGatg GCGGTAGCTGTCGgtaaaaaaatccttttaCTTCAATGGCGCCATTCGGCTGCCTGGACGGCCTGGTGTCCGACGAGCGATACAGACACGGTCGAAGGCTTTCAATATTTAAgg GAGTTCCAGGTGAGCGAGTCTCCGCTTGTTTTGACGCTGATCGATTCAGGCAATTGCTACTCGGCTGGTGGCCAAGGAGAGAATCAGATTTGCGTCGGTTATCGACACCAGTTCGATTTGATCAACGAGCGCACCAGCGAGACGAAAAGATTTTACAATGTCGAAGGCAAGTGGGCCCATCTAGTGGCCGCCATCGACGTCTACGAGGACGAAGAGCCAGAATTGCTTCTTTGTTTCAACA ATACGtgccattttcaaaaattggaCGAAATCAATGCGTCCAGCGAGCACGATTTTCATTGGAATTCGGTGCCGGAAAGTATAg TCTGCGCTTTCCCGTACATTTTGGCCTTTACGGCTGATTCAATTGAAGTGCGACTAGTCATTAATGGCAACCTGATCCAGGCGATGGTCATGCCCCGTTTGTCGCTCATTACTTCCAAGAGCGACGTCTTCTTTGCCACAACGGCACCCGAGTTCTTCAGTCTGCGAGGTACACGCATGGATCACAAGGATTCGTCTCCGCCTTCGTCGCCTCATT CTTCACCAGATGGCAAACCCTTCCGGCTGTACCGAATCCAATTGAACAATCTCGGTGGCGGATCGGCCAATAATTGCGCCGCGACGCCCGTCTCCACCACCCCCATTCCAGCTAGAAATCTGAGCCGAAGGTATCTAAT GGATGACGTTTCGGCTTCACCGCCTCCGGCCGGTCGAGGCGGTGTGTCTCGAATGGCGCGACTGAACAGCCGGAAAGATTTGCGCATCCGGCTGGAACAGCAAGGTGGGGGCGGAGGACCCGGAAGTAATCCAGGAAGTCCCGGGGCAAGTTCCAACAGTTCGCGAGGTGCCGGAAGTGGAACGGGATTCAGCCGGAGCTGTACCGCGTCGCCAACGACGGGGTCGACGTCACCCAACGCGCCGTCGTCGCCGCGTTCTTCGTGTTCCGGTTCGCCGAAAACGCGACCGCCCCAAGGCAACACTGGACTGGGAGGCCGCAAACTGAGCCTGATGGCCGAGGAGCTGGAAGGTATGCGTCACGTCTTTCTGAGCCCACCGCCCAGCCCCAAACTGTTCTTCAACATCAATCCGCAGAATACGTGGGAGGCTTTCAAATAG